The region TATCCGCTTTTCTTTACATCAGCAATACTTCCGCGGACAATGACCTCATGATCACGCTTTTCTATCTTGATGCCAAGCGTTTGCAGACACTCAATCATTGCTTCAGTATCATCACTCCACAACGGATATTTGATCGTCACCGCGCCCCGCGTCAATGCCGCCATAACGAGTGCCCGATTGGTCACACTTTTTGATCCCGGTATGACAACGGTTGCCTCCACCGGTTTTTGAATTGGTTTTAATTGTATTTGTTTCATATGGAAATGAATAACAGTATGAAAATTTTTGAGAGTTATCTTTGAGCCGATCAGATCGAGATCTTGTTGATATATGCCTACTCCATAGGCGAACTAGCTCGCAAAAAATTACATAGTATTCGACAAATATCAAATAATCTAACCCACAATATACTCAATTGCCTTTTTCACAAACTTATCATCAACACTCACATTAAATTCGCCCTGCCCGATCCCGCTGAGGAGCGTCCACTTGATATGCCCCTTTTCAACTTTTTTGTCCGTTAACATTGCTCTCAACACATCATCTACGACCAGACCTTCATATCTTACCGGCAACCCTACGCGCTTTATCCCGCTTTCAATTTTGTTAAACTCTTTTTCTGTAATCATCCCGATAAGCTGGCAAATGTAACTCTCAGCTATCATGCCAATTGAAACAGCCTCACCATGAAATAACGGATTTTGTGACTTCATACTATGTGACTCAATGACATGCCCGACCGTATGGCCGAAGTTCAGCAGTTTTCGTAATCTGTGCTCTGTCTCATCCTGACGGACTATCTCTGACTTAATATGGACAGACTCTGCAACAATATCTATTAATTCCTTATCAGTCATCTCAAGAGGACTTTTCTTAACCGCTTCTTCAAAGTAGTTACTATCCTCGATAAGTCCATGCTTAATTACTTCTGCATACCCCTGAATCAACACGCGGTGAGGCAGTGTTTTTAACGTTTCAACGTCACAGACAACAAGTTCAGGCTGCGTGAATGAACCAATGTAATTTTTTAACGTACCAAGATTCACACCTGTTTTTCCGCCGACACTGGCATCAACCATTCCTTCCAAAGTCGTTGAAATATTTATAAACGATACGCCGCGCAAATAACCTGAAGCTGCATAGCCTCCCAGATCAGTAACCACACCACCGCCAAGATTGACAATCAATGCTTTCCTGTCAATCATATTCTTTGCCATATCTTTCCATATTTCAACTACCGTCCCGATTTGCTTGCTGGATTCTCCGGCTGGAAACACAAATGAATACATATTTGCAATCCGTTGAGAAAAGATTTTAATAACAGGCTTCAGATAATGTCTTGAAACATTTGAGTCAGTAATAATATATATTGATGAATACCCTGCTAGATCAATCAAATCGGGGATCAGTTCAATAATATTCTCACCGACACATACTTGATATTTCCGTGCTTGTTTTTGTATACCAACTTCAATTGTTTTCATGGTTTGTATTCAACTATTAATCTTAGTATTTATTCCGAATATGTCTGACCTTTTTCATATATCCCGACCATTCTGTATGAAAGCGTTTCCTTTTCCAATAACACTTTGAACGTTTCTGCTGATCCCTCAGGGATCTCCACATCAATCCAAAAAAGATATTCCCAGTTCGAACCGGGAACGGGACGGGATTCGATTTTGGACATATTACCTTTGGCATCTGCTATCGCCTGCAGTACCTTGACCAGGCTTCCCGGTTCATGCTTTACCTTGAAAATAACCGTAATTTTATTCTGTATCTTACCGAGGCTAAAAAGGCTATTTGATACAAATACCCATCGGGTCATATTGTGTGAGGTATTTCCAATATTTTCCTTAATAATTCGGAGATTTGTATCGGCAAGTGAGCCTCGACCTGCTATTGCGGCTTTTGTATTATCCTGCAGTGTATCCACTTCCCGTACTGCAGATGCGGTACTCGGTGTCTCATGGGTTATAAGACCGTGTTTTTCGATAAATGAAGAACATTGTACAATCGCCTGAGGATAAGAAAATATCTCTCTGACATCTGTAATATCCGAATCGCTGGTCCCAATGAGATGGAGCTGGATATCCATACATGCTTCACCGACAATGTAAAGATCAGTATGAAAGACGAGATCTATATTCTCATGAACGGAACTGCTTATGGAATTTTCTATACCCAGAAGTCCCATACTCTTTTTGTCGTTCATAACAGCATCAGAAATGTGGACAAAGGTGGGCATCGGTATCAGCTCATCATCGGGACAGACTTTTTGCAAAAGCGCATAACTGTATGATCCTTTCGGACCTAAATAATATATTTTCATGACTGTTGTAATAATAAACTAATTGACTGATATGCTGAATTAATTTTTTCAAACTGCTTTTTGCAAAAAGGATTAAAGGTATACATTTCCTTTAATAGTTTTGTATCGTCGGTCTGTACCATTTCGACAAAATCAAAGAGTGATTCGACTGATCGTGTGTCAATCGGGCTTCTTGATAGTTTGATTTCTTTAACTAAAGCCGCAATGACATGTGCGGTAAAATGAAATTCTGCTGCATACCCGTCATGTTCTTCGGCAGACATTTCGATAATATCAAGACCTGTCTTTCGGAAAGAGTCATAAACTTCAGAGTAAATATGACCTTTCACTCGAACCTTTTCCATCACGATCCGTAATCCGTTTAGATTGTTCCCGAGTTTTGCAACTGTACCCGGACCGAACATCGGATGTGAAGCAACAATTTGAATATGAGGCGGCAATTCACTCTTCATGATTGAAACCGGATAAGATTTAACGGAACAAACATCCATTACAGTCGCCCCTTCCTTCAGCAACGGTGCAATAGTCCCGATAACTTCCGCAAAATGATTTATTGGAACTGCAGGAATAACCAAATCACATTGATGAACATCGGATATAGTATCTCTTGCAATAGAAATTATCTCAGCTTGCGGAAACACAGAAGGGAGTATCTCCAGAAGGAGAGTCCCGAATTTTCCTTGACCGATGATACCGACGTTTCGAATCATTATTTCGATCGTTCAACTTCCAATGCCCAATTATGAAGGACGTCCCATATGGATAAGACTACGGACTCCGGGATAAATAGTTCCACCGCTATCTCTTTTCTCTTTTCAATCATCTCCCCGAAACGGGTTTCATCTTTGATGGGAAGACTACTGACCTTTTTACGTTCACCAATTGCTTCCACAACATCCCGTCTCTTTGAGAGCAGGATCAGGATGTCATGATCAATCTCATCGATTTTTTTCCGTAAATCATTAATTTCCATTTGATTAGTGTGACGAATACTTATAATTGGGCTTCTCTTTCATTTTTGTCCTCTTTTTTGATTTTTGCTTTCCTTCCTCAGGCGCGACAAGATCTCTGAATGATGACAGAACAGATACCAATTCCCGCAACTCCTGAATGGTGATGTGCTGTTCGGTATCAGTTGTAGATGTTCCCGTCTCGATCAATGCTCCGTCATACAGAAACTCATCCTGGGCTGTTTTCATGCGCATCGCTTCAACAACTGCTCCAACAATATGTGAGCGGAGTTTCGGGCCGTATGAATGACTGGGATCAAAGTACAATTTTGCTCCCGTTTCTTTTTTGACGCGTCGGGCAATATTGTGGACTACCGCACTGCGGAAATCACCTTTCCCCGGCACATCAACTCCCCGGTGGATAAGAATAATGTCCCCGTCGAGATCCTGGATATATCGCGTCAATCCAGACCATGTCTTTTCCATAGTGGTTTTCCCTGTGTAATTTTCATCGTCTGCCGAATGAAGATGATCTCCGATCCACTTACCGTTTTTCAGTCCGATATGCCAGCCGTTTCGTTTTGCAAACAATGCCGTTTGCTCGATATGCCAACCCAGCTGATTGACTGCAGGATTCCAGGGAATAAATTTCCCTTTACCGACTTTCCCTTCAAAAGACGGAAGCTGAATGATCGGATTCATTACCTCGGTCGCTATTATCATTCCTGTCTCATTCACAATTTCTTCAGCGATGTAGGCACTGGGCAAAATTTCAAGATCTTTAATTCCGCCTCCGTTCATAATAATCTCAACGTTTTTTCTGTACGCGTCATAATCCATACCCATACCGTTTCCGGATGAATCCAGCTCGGTCCGTGATTTCAAACCTACAATTCGTGTCCCTCCGATTGCACGATGTTTCTTACCTTCGCGATTTGTAATTTCAATTTCTGAGATCTCCCTGATCTCCTTAATATTATTGTCATCAACAGAACAGGGTCCTGCGATGATTATTGCTGATCGGTTTTTCATATTTTTTTTAAATGATAATGAGTTTTGGACCATTAAAAAACCCCGCCTTGCGGGCGGGGTGGTGATTGTTATGTTTTAAGCACAACTTCCCACGCCGCCCGAGGCGGTAAAGTAAAAGTAAAAATAAAAGCTGTTGTGGGAAGCTTTTTGTATCATAAATTCAATTGTAACAGAGAAACCGGCGCTGTCAACTTACAAAAGCAGCATCACGCCGATCCCGAATGCGATCATTCCGACTCCGGCCATCATCATGGGAATAATACTCATACCCGAAACAGGCGGTGTCGGAACCCCTGTCAGCGTACCGCTTATAATCGGTGTCGGAGAAGCCAGTATTCCGGACGGTGTTGGAGATCTCACTGTCGTCGGAGTGGGAGTGGCAGTTGAGACAATAACTGTCGGTGCTGTGGAGGGAGTGATCGATCCTGACGGGGTTGCCTCATCTGATTCGCCCAATACCCGCTCACCGCTTTTTATCAACGTAAACTCACGTTCTAGCTGTACGATATCCCCTTTTGCGTCTTCCGTTTGAACGGTCAATGTGTACTTTCCGGGTTTAATACTCGTTTTTACCGGCACATTCCATTCACCTTTTTCATCCACGATAACTCTTGATGAAAATTCCGGTTTTGAATCTATCGTCACCTCAGCTGCCTTACCGGGAATACCGTATCCTTTGATAAGAGGCGCTACACCGGGAATGACGGCTCCCTGTTTCGGAAAACGAATGTCTACGATATCACGCCTGACAGGGACTTCCGATTTCTTATTCGTATTCTGTACGGCCAGCACATCGGTTTCTGCGATAAAAGAGTAATTATTTCCCAAAGTGATCGGCTGGGGAATGGGTCTGCTCCGATTAATAGTGCTTCGTACCATGGATCTGTTCTCATCATCAAACAACTGAATAGTAATCAATGCATCGTCAGTAACCGGTACGGAGCTACGGGTTTGTTTATTGGCCAAATACTGCAAGGGAATAAGCCATTCCCCGGTATTCCCGGTCATGGTCATCAGAGGATATGCATTACCGACAATAAGCATTGCATAAGCCGATTTTGCAGGCTGACCGTTTGTTTGGATAACTTTGCCGTAAATCGGGGACAGGGAGGTCATCGCTGCGGATTCTTCCAACGTCATTGATTCAAATGCACCACCGTCTTCATGCGAAATGAGTTCATTATTGCTCACGATTTTATAGTAGTATACTTTGTCCGGCTGCAGATTCTTAAGGAGCGCATAGTGATATTTTCTCTTTGTTTTCTCACTTTTGATATCTCTCTCGTCAAGCGCAATAAGATCAAGAGAAGAATCGTTCTCGCCGTACATGATCCATCCTTCATCGGGTTCATCAGTCTCCCAGAAAACTCCTATTTGACGGGGAGAAACATTTACGACCTCATGTTCCTTAAGCGTTCTTTTTGATGCTCGGGTCGGTGAAGAATCCTGCGAAAGCAAAAAAATAACCGTGGAGACAACCACAAAAAGCGCCGCAAAAGCGAGATATTTTGTAAATCTGAAATGGGACTGAGTATATAATTCTGAATACATAGTTAAGGCGTTTTCTTTTCCAGTACATCAAGGATGTCCGTATTAATAGTATACTCTACCGTTGCTGACTGAATTTCTTCATTTGTAGGAGTATCCTGACTAATAGCACGGACTTCCACAATAACCCATGCAATGATAGTCAAAAATATGATTACCGCTATGACTAATAAATCACGTTGACTCATAAGAAATACGTTTTTATTGTTAATGTAATCTTGGTCGAGCCTTCCGATTCGCTTGATATTTCGACTGATTCAAACATCTTCAGCCTGCGTTGTTTCAGTATCGCCGTTATAAAAGTGTTCAGATCTGCAGTCGATCCCTGCGAACTCAGAAGTATCTGAAACGTCTGCAACTCACCGGTTCCTCTATCATCAGAAAACTCAACGCTCTCAACAGTCATTTCAGAAACAAGGAGTCCGGAAGCCGATGCTGTCCCTCTCACATCTTCTATCGCCTTCGCAAGCCCCGGAGAAGAAGGGATCGCTTCATCCAACAATGTCAGTTTATCCCGATAATTCTCCATGACTGACTGATAGTTTACAATCTGCAAAATTACATTCTCCGCTTCTTTATTTTTCAAATCAAGGTCCTTTAGTTCTTTTTGCAAATTAAATGCTGTCAGGATATTCGGTCTGATTGCAAAAATTAAAAAGATAGAAAAAACCAAAAAAAAGAATATCGTAAAGCTATAATCCTGAATCTTTTTTTCATGCATTAATGCAACAAGTTTTTTGCGATCCATGGTTAGGGTATAAACTCAGCTAAATGCAAACTGAAACTAAATCTTTCTTCACCTTTTTCGATTGTTGATAAATCAATTACTTTGTATCTTTGATCTGCCTGAAGTGCATCGTACATAGCTTTTATCGGCTCAACCGTTGCGGATGATCCGTCAATATCCACAGCATCGGCTCCCATAACAAAATTTTCGATACGGATTTCTGAGGAGATTTTTGACAATGTATAGGAGTATTTTGCCTGAAATACCTCCTGTTCATCAAGAACAGTCTGTACCTGCTTCATTTTGGTATCAATTTCCTGGATCCGACTGACAAGTTCACTTGTTGCCGAAACGATGGATTGCTTTTGGTTGAGTTTATCTTTGAGATCTACAATTTCCTGATCAACTTTGAACCTAAAGAAGAACACGCAGATCGCTACGAACTGCGTTATGACTAAAATATAGCGAAGATAGTGAAAGGCAAAGTAGATGATTTTTTCTGATACATTCTTCTCTTTTTCCGGAAACAGGTTAATGAGGTATTTCATGACGCCTTAGAAACCAATCTACTAACGCGCTTTTTTAATCTTCCTGCTGTATTTTTGTGTATGATGTTCTTTTTTGCCGCTTTATCAATCGAAGCATATGCTTCATTCACAAACTCTTTCTTTTTTGTCTTTACACCGCTTGTTGCTTTTCTCAAGATGCCTTCAATTTTACCGCTGTAAGCAGCATTTCTCTCTGTTCTTGCAACATCCTGTTTCATTTTCTTTTTTGCTGATTTAATGTTTGGCATAGTTTATATCACCTCCTTTCATTGTACATGAAACTTATAATCAATTTCTTGACAATCTCGGCTACTCATGAAGAGAAAAACGGGTTATTCCAGAGTAAACTCCTGTTCAAGCATACGTTTACCGTATGAACCTTCAAAAACGAAGTTTCCGCTTACCGGCCCGTCAATTTCATGATATCGGCATACTCCTGATGAACAGGTACCGAATGTCACTTCTTCCTCAGCTTCAGAGCCTTCAACTTGTATAAGTCCGATTGCTCCTTCCATACTTCCGCTTTTTGTGTTGTATGAAAGCTCATATTCGATTGTTTCCGTCCCGTCCGGGATTCCTTCAATCGTGACAACGGCATCAGTTGTTCCTTTGATGGAAACCTTAACTGAAGCGTCTACTGTCGGTATCACTTCTTCCGGTTCTTCAAAAACCGATTCCTTTTCCTCTGCTTTTTGCGGAGAATTATTTCTATTCATTAAAAATATTCCTCCTGCCACTATAAGTACGAGAACGACAGCACCGATTATATAATATTTTTTCGAAATAGTATCCATGATTTACAAAAAAATTTATAATGATGCAGTGGGCTATAAGCCCATCGGCCTTTGGCCGAATAGATGATCTCTCAGATAAGCAAGAAGAGAGTCTGTCGGAACCCGCTCCTGCTGCATTGTATCTCTATTGCGAATAGTAACAGTATGGTCTGTCAGAGAATCATAGTCAACCGTAACACAGTAAGGTGTTCCGATCTCATCCTGGTATCGATATCTCTTTCCGATGTTCCCCCGATCATCCCAGTAGGTCGGGTATTCCGCTGAAAGTAATGCAAATACTTCATCGGCTTTCGAAACCAGATCTTCTTTGTTGGCAACAAGCGGGAACACAGCAACCGTAAACGGAGCAAGTTCAGGTTTCAGTCTCAGAACCGTTCTGTTTTCTTCTTCAGTATAGGCATCTGAAAGAACCATAAACAGCGCCCTGTTGAGGCCGATCGCCGGCTCGATCACATGAGGAATATATTTTTCCTGGGTATGAGGATCGGTATATCTGAGATCCTGACCCGAGAATTCCATGTGCTGCTTCAGATCATAATCAGTACGATAAGCCACTCCCCACAGTTCCTTCCATCCGAACGGAAACTGATAGTCCAGATCGTAGGTATCACGGCTATAATGGCTTCGTTCTTTATCGGTATGCTGTCTCCAGCGGAGGTTTTCTTTTCGGATACCCAGATCTTCCGTGATAAATGACCACATGTCATTTTTCCAGTTTTCCATCAGTTGGTGCCAATCCTGCTTTTCAGGATTAAAAAAATATTCGATTTCGGCCTGCTCGAATTCAAATGTCCGGAAAATATACTGTCCTAATGTAATCTCATTGCGAAAACTTTTCCCGATCTGACCGATCCCGAACGGAATTTTTACCCGTGTAGTATCCAGTATGTTTTTAAAATTACTGAAAATTCCCTGTGCGGTTTCCCCCCGTAGGTATGCCGTATCCTTCTGTCCGACAAGCGTCCCCAAATGGGTCTCCATCAGAAGATTGAATTTTTTCGGGGCAGTTAGAGGATTCCCTTCCGGACTTTTGACGTCCTGTTTTTTGATAAACTCCGCCATTTCGTCTACAGTCATATCTTCGACAACAAGGTTTCCGTACTCCGCTTTTCCCCGTATCCAATCTTCAATGAGGTGATCCGCCCGATATCTTTTTTGAGTGACGGTGTCCTCAACTACGGCATCACTGAAACTCCCGACGTGCCCTGATGCTTCCCAGGTGCGCGGATGCAGAATGATCTGTGAATCTATTCCGATCATATCCCGCCGTTTGTGAATAAATTTTTTCCACCAGACATTACGGATATTCCGGAGAAGTTCTACTCCGAGAGGACCGTAATCATACGCATTCGCAAGCCCGCCGTAGATCTCAGATGAGGGATATATAAAACCGCGTCGCTTGGTAAGCGATACTATTTTGTCGAGAGAAACAGATGTATTCATATATTCAATAATAATGTTGCGGGTAAACGAAATCGCTTCCCAATACTATATTCAGCTTATTATAACATGCCTTGGCAACTTATATCCAATAGTCTCTTCAGCAATTGAAATAAGCTCCGGAAGGGACATTTTGTCATGCACGTACCCGAGAAGTGCGAGGGTTTCCTGGAGAGAGACATGAAGCACGCTCTGAGGATTATTTCCTTTTGACAATTTGACAAAAAATCGTTTCAGAATGGTATAAATCTCGACTTCCTGTTCTCCTTCAGGAAGAAGGGCGTCAATAACGGCAAGAAACATATAGATATGATCGATATATTTTTCTGTTCTCAGCTGCAGAAAACCGGATATCAGATCCGTAGATTGCAGATACATACGGTCATTTGAGACGCTTACCTGAGCGGTAATGAGGTTTCCTGATTGCAAGTGAGCTGCACGTCTGGAAGTGAACTTACGCGCTCCTTTCGCAAAAAGTGCCAGCTTCCCTTCTTCTTTCGTGAAGATGGTAATAAACAAATCTTTATCCAAAAGGATTTTCCGTTTCAGAACAAAGCCTTCCAGTTTTTTAAGTGTCGGCATACAGTTTCTGGCTCACATTCAATTCTTGACTTCGGTATCAACCTTGAAAGGACCGTTAAACAGTTCTTTACCTTCGACTTCTACTGAAAGTTCCTGATTTTCAACCCCTGCCTGCTTTTGTACATACAGGTGATAATTGTCTTTCGTGATAGAAGACGGTAAGGTATATTCTACGGTTACTTCTGCAACGCCCTTCGGATCGACGGTCATAAAGCCCTCATAAACTGTTTTACCGAGTTCATCATATGTCAGCGTTTTTGTCTTTGATCCCTTGAATGAAACAAGTTTTGATCCTTCAGGCACGTAGAAACGTATCCAGTTTCTTAGAGTTGCATTCAGACAAAGACCTCCCCGTTCCAGATTACAGTCTGAGTGCGGATGAGGATTCTTGAATTTGATGGTAACAGTTCTCTTTACGGTATCACCCTCAAAAATTGTTTCAGACGTGACTTCCTCGTCAATAAACATGTTGGATTTTGCACCGGCAAAATTCACGTTGTTGATATGGAGATAATCGCCTTCCGTCTCCTTGATTCTCCCTGCATAATTCATTTTTTCGACTGCTGCCTGTGTGTCAGGATCCGTGAAGTATAAAAGGATGTGCTTTTCATCCAAATCCTGGAACATTGCCTGTGCCATCTGACCCCAGTATTTTGAAGGGGAGAAGCCGATCGCCTTGTAAAAAAGTTCCAGCATCAGATTTCCCAGAATTCGTTTTCTGTCAACCTTGACATAATTTACCGGCCGGTCGACGATATCAAAAAGTGAATAAATCACCTGCGGACAATCACATCTCGGATCGGTTTTGGCTGAAAAATTGATGCCGTTTACCTGGGTATCGCCGAAAATCTCAAGCATATCCACCAGTACCTTTGAATCCATAGCAATAATTCCGTCATACTCAACTTTTCTCCCGGACTTCTGATACAGCGAGTCAAACAGCTTGATGGACTCTGCAAAATCAGGAGACAGATTGCTGTCACGAAGATAAAATTTGGTTACGTCTTTGTGATATGTCCGGATTTTTTCAGGAGCTGCGGGATGATTGGCAATACTGTTGTCCAGATCATAAATATCACTTGAATCTTTAATTGAAAGTTTTCCTTTATTGATATTAAATACGGCAAAGAAGGTATAAAACCCTCCTGTAGCACGCCGTTCAGCAGTATTCTGAAAGAGGATCAGATAGTTTTTCTCTTCTTCTGCTCCTAAAATCGAAGGAAGCTGCTTCAGGAGAGGCTGAGCATCTACAAATAGTGTCGCCATACCCTGGAATTGTCCTTTCATTTCAGTAATATTCGATCTGACCTCATATTTTCCGAGCTTTTCAGGGTATCTGTTCGGGTCAATCATCTCAATCCGTTTTTCCGCTTCCTCAATATTTTTTGCTACAACATCAATACGGGCAAGCATCTTATCAAGGGTGACAACAGCGGTTTGCAGTCTTTCTTCCGCACTCTTTTCATAAAAATTCTGTTCCCCCTGCTTGAAGCCGATCAGATCCGCATACGGATAGATTGCCTCGACTGATTCTTTTCCTGCTTCAAGGGTATACCTCCCCGCTTCGATCCCGTGTTTATAATCACTGACATACGGCACAAACGATGCCCAATAAATCTGTTTAGATTCCTGTTCAAGACCGGCATACTTATCCGAAAGTGAGTTCATGCGGTTTTTTATGAGATCAATATCGTTTGATTTAACATCACTTTTCAGAAGTTCCGCTTCGGCCATTACTTCCATTCCCTTTGCCTTAATCTTCATGGCAGGAGTATAGACAAATATGTATCCGAGGATTCCCAAAAGGACAAAGACTCCGAGAACACCCAGCAGTGCAGAAATAATGATTTTTTTCTTTTTTCTTGAAGGCCCTTTTGCCGTATTTGGTTTATTAGGACGCAATAAATTTTTCATAAGATATAAAGTATAACAAAAAAAGATACTACCTGTCTAAGGCAGCATAATAATTGTATCATACGGCTCCTTTGCCCGTCAGCATGACATACGGAGTCTTGAGGATGATGATGATATCATTTTTCAGAGAAATCTGATCGACATACTTTGCATCAATGATAATGCGCTCATCGAAGTTGATTTCAGAGCGCCCTGATACCTGCCATAATCCGGTAATTCCGGGTTTTGCCAGCAGTACTTTGCTTACAAGCTTGCGTGCGTGTGGATACTCCTGCTGCTGATTTTCCAGCTCGTCCGGATAATATGCCCGGGGACCAACCAGACTCATATCGCCTTTCAGGACATTCAGTACCTGCGGCAGTTCATCGAGTGAATGCTTTCTGATAAACTTTCCGACTTTTGTAATGCGGGGATCATTCAGCAGTTTATAACTGCCTTTTTTA is a window of Candidatus Roizmanbacteria bacterium DNA encoding:
- the aroB gene encoding 3-dehydroquinate synthase, yielding MKTIEVGIQKQARKYQVCVGENIIELIPDLIDLAGYSSIYIITDSNVSRHYLKPVIKIFSQRIANMYSFVFPAGESSKQIGTVVEIWKDMAKNMIDRKALIVNLGGGVVTDLGGYAASGYLRGVSFINISTTLEGMVDASVGGKTGVNLGTLKNYIGSFTQPELVVCDVETLKTLPHRVLIQGYAEVIKHGLIEDSNYFEEAVKKSPLEMTDKELIDIVAESVHIKSEIVRQDETEHRLRKLLNFGHTVGHVIESHSMKSQNPLFHGEAVSIGMIAESYICQLIGMITEKEFNKIESGIKRVGLPVRYEGLVVDDVLRAMLTDKKVEKGHIKWTLLSGIGQGEFNVSVDDKFVKKAIEYIVG
- a CDS encoding ACT domain-containing protein is translated as MKIYYLGPKGSYSYALLQKVCPDDELIPMPTFVHISDAVMNDKKSMGLLGIENSISSSVHENIDLVFHTDLYIVGEACMDIQLHLIGTSDSDITDVREIFSYPQAIVQCSSFIEKHGLITHETPSTASAVREVDTLQDNTKAAIAGRGSLADTNLRIIKENIGNTSHNMTRWVFVSNSLFSLGKIQNKITVIFKVKHEPGSLVKVLQAIADAKGNMSKIESRPVPGSNWEYLFWIDVEIPEGSAETFKVLLEKETLSYRMVGIYEKGQTYSE
- a CDS encoding prephenate dehydrogenase/arogenate dehydrogenase family protein, coding for MIRNVGIIGQGKFGTLLLEILPSVFPQAEIISIARDTISDVHQCDLVIPAVPINHFAEVIGTIAPLLKEGATVMDVCSVKSYPVSIMKSELPPHIQIVASHPMFGPGTVAKLGNNLNGLRIVMEKVRVKGHIYSEVYDSFRKTGLDIIEMSAEEHDGYAAEFHFTAHVIAALVKEIKLSRSPIDTRSVESLFDFVEMVQTDDTKLLKEMYTFNPFCKKQFEKINSAYQSISLLLQQS
- a CDS encoding chorismate mutase, whose product is MEINDLRKKIDEIDHDILILLSKRRDVVEAIGERKKVSSLPIKDETRFGEMIEKRKEIAVELFIPESVVLSIWDVLHNWALEVERSK
- the pilO gene encoding type 4a pilus biogenesis protein PilO; amino-acid sequence: MDRKKLVALMHEKKIQDYSFTIFFFLVFSIFLIFAIRPNILTAFNLQKELKDLDLKNKEAENVILQIVNYQSVMENYRDKLTLLDEAIPSSPGLAKAIEDVRGTASASGLLVSEMTVESVEFSDDRGTGELQTFQILLSSQGSTADLNTFITAILKQRRLKMFESVEISSESEGSTKITLTIKTYFL
- the rpsT gene encoding 30S ribosomal protein S20; translation: MPNIKSAKKKMKQDVARTERNAAYSGKIEGILRKATSGVKTKKKEFVNEAYASIDKAAKKNIIHKNTAGRLKKRVSRLVSKAS
- a CDS encoding glycine--tRNA ligase; this translates as MNTSVSLDKIVSLTKRRGFIYPSSEIYGGLANAYDYGPLGVELLRNIRNVWWKKFIHKRRDMIGIDSQIILHPRTWEASGHVGSFSDAVVEDTVTQKRYRADHLIEDWIRGKAEYGNLVVEDMTVDEMAEFIKKQDVKSPEGNPLTAPKKFNLLMETHLGTLVGQKDTAYLRGETAQGIFSNFKNILDTTRVKIPFGIGQIGKSFRNEITLGQYIFRTFEFEQAEIEYFFNPEKQDWHQLMENWKNDMWSFITEDLGIRKENLRWRQHTDKERSHYSRDTYDLDYQFPFGWKELWGVAYRTDYDLKQHMEFSGQDLRYTDPHTQEKYIPHVIEPAIGLNRALFMVLSDAYTEEENRTVLRLKPELAPFTVAVFPLVANKEDLVSKADEVFALLSAEYPTYWDDRGNIGKRYRYQDEIGTPYCVTVDYDSLTDHTVTIRNRDTMQQERVPTDSLLAYLRDHLFGQRPMGL
- the recO gene encoding DNA repair protein RecO, translating into MPTLKKLEGFVLKRKILLDKDLFITIFTKEEGKLALFAKGARKFTSRRAAHLQSGNLITAQVSVSNDRMYLQSTDLISGFLQLRTEKYIDHIYMFLAVIDALLPEGEQEVEIYTILKRFFVKLSKGNNPQSVLHVSLQETLALLGYVHDKMSLPELISIAEETIGYKLPRHVIIS
- a CDS encoding DUF4012 domain-containing protein, coding for MKNLLRPNKPNTAKGPSRKKKKIIISALLGVLGVFVLLGILGYIFVYTPAMKIKAKGMEVMAEAELLKSDVKSNDIDLIKNRMNSLSDKYAGLEQESKQIYWASFVPYVSDYKHGIEAGRYTLEAGKESVEAIYPYADLIGFKQGEQNFYEKSAEERLQTAVVTLDKMLARIDVVAKNIEEAEKRIEMIDPNRYPEKLGKYEVRSNITEMKGQFQGMATLFVDAQPLLKQLPSILGAEEEKNYLILFQNTAERRATGGFYTFFAVFNINKGKLSIKDSSDIYDLDNSIANHPAAPEKIRTYHKDVTKFYLRDSNLSPDFAESIKLFDSLYQKSGRKVEYDGIIAMDSKVLVDMLEIFGDTQVNGINFSAKTDPRCDCPQVIYSLFDIVDRPVNYVKVDRKRILGNLMLELFYKAIGFSPSKYWGQMAQAMFQDLDEKHILLYFTDPDTQAAVEKMNYAGRIKETEGDYLHINNVNFAGAKSNMFIDEEVTSETIFEGDTVKRTVTIKFKNPHPHSDCNLERGGLCLNATLRNWIRFYVPEGSKLVSFKGSKTKTLTYDELGKTVYEGFMTVDPKGVAEVTVEYTLPSSITKDNYHLYVQKQAGVENQELSVEVEGKELFNGPFKVDTEVKN
- a CDS encoding sugar transferase; the encoded protein is MYQRYTKRLMDIVLSLILCVIFFIPSVIVAVLIKITSPGPIFADVPERIGQSGRTFKMYKFRSMIQNAHQMLRNDPEFKELYEEYKKGSYKLLNDPRITKVGKFIRKHSLDELPQVLNVLKGDMSLVGPRAYYPDELENQQQEYPHARKLVSKVLLAKPGITGLWQVSGRSEINFDERIIIDAKYVDQISLKNDIIIILKTPYVMLTGKGAV